One window of the Vigna radiata var. radiata cultivar VC1973A chromosome 1, Vradiata_ver6, whole genome shotgun sequence genome contains the following:
- the LOC106769586 gene encoding NAC domain-containing protein 73 isoform X2 yields MSKISNLSSVSSSDLIDAKLEEHQLCGSKQCPGCGHKFEGKPDWLGLPAGVKFDPTDQELIEHLEAKVEAKNMKSHPLIDEFIPTIEGEDGICYTHPEKLPGVTRDGLSRHFFHRPSKAYTTGTRKRRKIQNECDLQGGETRWHKTGKTRPVMVNGKQKGCKKILVLYTNFGKNRKPEKTNWVMHQYHLGQHEEEKEGELVVSKIFYQTQPRQCNWSDRSATTGEGSGEPNNSSRRDSGSGSCSSKEIATHRDEMSAVVGVPPITTFTHHPLDIHHLKPDHFSFIPFRKSFDEVGMGEASTAREVVQASGSCEEVHERQRAQHVVHHHQQQQHQQHAHHQISNSAFHISRPSHPISTIISPPPLHHTSIILDDNSYHVSRIMLQNENFQQQQHHHKLGGRSASGLEELIMGCTSTEIKEESSMTNPQEAEWLKYSSYWPDPDNPDHHG; encoded by the exons ATGAGTAAGATCAGCAACTTGAGTTCTGTAAGCAGTTCTGATCTCATAGATGCCAAGCTTGAAGAGCATCAATTGTGTGGATCCAAGCAGTGCCCTGGTTGCGGACACAAGTTTGAAGGGAAGCCG GACTGGCTAGGCTTGCCAGCAGGAGTGAAGTTTGATCCCACAGACCAAGAACTGATAGAACATCTTGAAGCCAAAGTGGAGGCAAAGAACATGAAATCACACCCTTTGATAGATGAGTTCATTCCCACTATTGAAGGAGAAGACGGAATTTGTTATACCCATCCAGAGAAACTTCCAG GAGTAACAAGAGATGGATTGAGCAGGCACTTCTTCCATAGACCCTCAAAGGCTTACACAACTGGGACAAGAAAGAGGAGAAAGATTCAAAACGAATGTGACTTGCAAGGTGGAGAAACCCGGTGGCACAAGACTGGTAAGACCAGACCAGTGATGGTGAATGGAAAACAAAAGGGTTGCAAGAAAATTCTTGTCCTTTACACCAACTTTGGAAAGAACAGAAAGCCAGAGAAAACCAACTGGGTGATGCATCAATACCATTTGGGGcagcatgaagaagagaaagagggagAGCTTGTGGTGTCCAAGATATTCTATCAGACACAGCCAAGACAGTGCAACTGGTCTGATAGAAGTGCAACAACTGGTGAAGGAAGTGGAGAACCTAACAACAGTAGCAGAAGGGACAGTGGAAGTGGAAGTTGTTCTTCCAAAGAAATTGCTACTCACAGAGATGAGATGTCTGCTGTTGTCGGTGTCCCTCCAATCACAACTTTCACTCATCACCCTTTGGACATTCACCATCTAAAACCTGATCACTTTAGCTTCATCCCTTTCAGGAAAAGCTTTGATGAG GTTGGAATGGGAGAGGCTTCAACAGCAAGGGAAGTAGTGCAAGCATCAGGTTCATGTGAAGAAGTGCATGAACGACAGAGAGCACAGCATGTagttcatcatcatcaacaacaacaacatcagcAACATGCTCATCATCAGATTTCAAACTCAGCTTTTCATATCAGTAGGCCATCACATCCCATCTCCACCATTATTTCTCCACCTCCCCTCCACCATACTTCCATCATTCTCGATGACAACTCTTACCATGTCTCTAGAATAATGctccaaaatgaaaattttcag caacaacaacatcatcataAGCTTGGAGGAAGGTCTGCGTCTGGTTTGGAGGAACTCATCATGGGTTGCACTTCAACTGAAATCAAAGAG GAGTCATCCATGACAAACCCACAAGAAGCTGAATGGCTGAAGTACTCTTCTTACTGGCCAGACCCTGACAACCCGGATCATCATGGGTAG
- the LOC106769586 gene encoding NAC domain-containing protein 73 isoform X1 has product MSKISNLSSVSSSDLIDAKLEEHQLCGSKQCPGCGHKFEGKPDWLGLPAGVKFDPTDQELIEHLEAKVEAKNMKSHPLIDEFIPTIEGEDGICYTHPEKLPGVTRDGLSRHFFHRPSKAYTTGTRKRRKIQNECDLQGGETRWHKTGKTRPVMVNGKQKGCKKILVLYTNFGKNRKPEKTNWVMHQYHLGQHEEEKEGELVVSKIFYQTQPRQCNWSDRSATTGEGSGEPNNSSRRDSGSGSCSSKEIATHRDEMSAVVGVPPITTFTHHPLDIHHLKPDHFSFIPFRKSFDEVGMGEASTAREVVQASGSCEEVHERQRAQHVVHHHQQQQHQQHAHHQISNSAFHISRPSHPISTIISPPPLHHTSIILDDNSYHVSRIMLQNENFQQQQQHHHKLGGRSASGLEELIMGCTSTEIKEESSMTNPQEAEWLKYSSYWPDPDNPDHHG; this is encoded by the exons ATGAGTAAGATCAGCAACTTGAGTTCTGTAAGCAGTTCTGATCTCATAGATGCCAAGCTTGAAGAGCATCAATTGTGTGGATCCAAGCAGTGCCCTGGTTGCGGACACAAGTTTGAAGGGAAGCCG GACTGGCTAGGCTTGCCAGCAGGAGTGAAGTTTGATCCCACAGACCAAGAACTGATAGAACATCTTGAAGCCAAAGTGGAGGCAAAGAACATGAAATCACACCCTTTGATAGATGAGTTCATTCCCACTATTGAAGGAGAAGACGGAATTTGTTATACCCATCCAGAGAAACTTCCAG GAGTAACAAGAGATGGATTGAGCAGGCACTTCTTCCATAGACCCTCAAAGGCTTACACAACTGGGACAAGAAAGAGGAGAAAGATTCAAAACGAATGTGACTTGCAAGGTGGAGAAACCCGGTGGCACAAGACTGGTAAGACCAGACCAGTGATGGTGAATGGAAAACAAAAGGGTTGCAAGAAAATTCTTGTCCTTTACACCAACTTTGGAAAGAACAGAAAGCCAGAGAAAACCAACTGGGTGATGCATCAATACCATTTGGGGcagcatgaagaagagaaagagggagAGCTTGTGGTGTCCAAGATATTCTATCAGACACAGCCAAGACAGTGCAACTGGTCTGATAGAAGTGCAACAACTGGTGAAGGAAGTGGAGAACCTAACAACAGTAGCAGAAGGGACAGTGGAAGTGGAAGTTGTTCTTCCAAAGAAATTGCTACTCACAGAGATGAGATGTCTGCTGTTGTCGGTGTCCCTCCAATCACAACTTTCACTCATCACCCTTTGGACATTCACCATCTAAAACCTGATCACTTTAGCTTCATCCCTTTCAGGAAAAGCTTTGATGAG GTTGGAATGGGAGAGGCTTCAACAGCAAGGGAAGTAGTGCAAGCATCAGGTTCATGTGAAGAAGTGCATGAACGACAGAGAGCACAGCATGTagttcatcatcatcaacaacaacaacatcagcAACATGCTCATCATCAGATTTCAAACTCAGCTTTTCATATCAGTAGGCCATCACATCCCATCTCCACCATTATTTCTCCACCTCCCCTCCACCATACTTCCATCATTCTCGATGACAACTCTTACCATGTCTCTAGAATAATGctccaaaatgaaaattttcag cagcaacaacaacatcatcataAGCTTGGAGGAAGGTCTGCGTCTGGTTTGGAGGAACTCATCATGGGTTGCACTTCAACTGAAATCAAAGAG GAGTCATCCATGACAAACCCACAAGAAGCTGAATGGCTGAAGTACTCTTCTTACTGGCCAGACCCTGACAACCCGGATCATCATGGGTAG